The following nucleotide sequence is from bacterium.
CGATACGATGATCCGTTAAGCGATTCTGAGGGAAATTATACGTTCTTATTTTTTCGCTGCGATCGCCGGAGCCGACCATAGATTTGCGCTGAGATGCGATCTTAGCGTCGTGTTCACGTTTACGGAGATCATATAGACGCGATTTGAGCACTTTCATTGCTTTCTCGCGGTTTTTCAATTGTGAACGTTCATCCTGACATTGGACGACGATACCGGTAGGCAAGTGTGTAAGACGCACGGCGGTTTCAACCTTATTAACATTCTGGCCTCCCTTGCCGCCGGAGCGATAGATATCAACGCGTAAATCATTGGGGTTAATGACGACTTCAGAGTCGTCCTCCTCGAGAACGGGGAGAACTGCTACTGTTGCGGCAGAAGTGTGTACGCGACCTTGCGTTTCAGTTTTGGGTACACGTTGCACGCGATGAACGCCGCTTTCAAATTTAAGTTTACCATAAGCACCAGTACCGTTTACTTCAAAAATGATTTCTTTAAATCCGCCTTGATTGGCTTCGGTAAAATCAACCAATGTGAGTGCCCAACCTTTTTTTTCAACGTAATACTGATACATCGCATAGAGATCGCCTGCAAAAATACCGGCTTCGTCGCCGCCGGTTCCCGCACGTATTTCGAGAATAGC
It contains:
- the prfA gene encoding peptide chain release factor 1 codes for the protein MIDQLEKASIRFNEINGLLSRPETVSNNNLFRSLSKERSALEPIVEKFEAYKKVNSDILGNKDILHNSDDADLRDMARAEMNDLEAKKQLLESELKYLLIPKDPHDDGDAILEIRAGTGGDEAGIFAGDLYAMYQYYVEKKGWALTLVDFTEANQGGFKEIIFEVNGTGAYGKLKFESGVHRVQRVPKTETQGRVHTSAATVAVLPVLEEDDSEVVINPNDLRVDIYRSGGKGGQNVNKVETAVRLTHLPTGIVVQCQDERSQLKNREKAMKVLKSRLYDLRKREHDAKIASQRKSMVGSGDRSEKIRTYNFPQNRLTDHRIGLTIYDLEGVMGGKIDDIVEKLQLAENEELLKAG